The genomic region AGAACGGAAAAATGCGTCGCGGCTTTCTCCGGCGTAACGGTCTTGGACCAGGCATTTCCTCGGATTCGCCGCCCATAAAACGATTTGGGCCAATAGCGGAAAACCAATCCCTGTTTCAGAAACCGTCGCCACATATCAAAATCCTCCGCCACCCAAAGCGACGGATCATACTCGCCGATTTGCTCAAATACTCTCCGGCGAATCATCGTACGGAACGGAAGAAGCGGAAAACCGGCATGGAAGAACTCCCGAATCAGCTGATTCGAGTCGGAAAATTCCCGCTGCTGATGAACCCGAATCGTCCTGCCTTCTTCGTTGATCAGAATCGTCTTGCAGTAAATCAGGTCGGCCTCCGGATGCTCGTCAAAAGCGGCCAGCATCTGTCCCAAATGATCCGCCGACAAATAATCATCCGCGTCCAGCATCACAAAATACTCTCCCTTTGACCGACGGATTCCCTCATTTCGAGCCGCCGAAGGCCCCCCTCGTTCCTGAACAAAATATCGAATTCGCTCGTCTTCATACCGCTTGACAACGGCTTCCGTATCATCTTCTGAGCCGTCATTAATGACCAGCAGTTCAAAATGCGGATAATTCTGAATCAAAACACTCTCAATCGCCTCCCCGATAAATTCTCGGGCATTATGAGCCGGCAGAATCACCGACACAAGCGGATTGTCCTTTCGGATACAGCGCGGAATTGTGGAAATGTACGGATTGCCGTACCGCCTGCCGACCAGATACCGTTCATACAGGGAATGAATCGGCTTGCGATGCTCCGCGCTGTTCGGATTGTTGTAATAGATTCCCAGAAATTCAGGCACTCTCTTGAACGGATAACGGGCGGCAATTCGAAGCCAGAAGTCCCAGTCGCCGGCGACCGTCAGCGACTCATCAAAATACCCCAGTTCCTCATGGAGCGACTTTCGCCACATCGGCTGTGACCCCACACAGCATCCAAACAGCAGCCGCTCATACGTATAATCCGGACGCGGAATCTTCTCCCCCCACTCCAGTGTAAACATTTCCTGGGGGATAGGGCTGATAATCTGATCCCCGTAAACAAGGCCGACCTCCGAATGAGCATCGAGCGTATCCGCCAAAATCTCCAGGGCATCCGACCGATACCGGTCATCCGTATTGGCACTGGTCAGGTACCTGCCTGCCGCCAGCCGAACCGCCCGATTCCAGGCCGCATAAATTGTCTCCCGCTGCGGCGTACGCAGATAACGAATATTGGGATACTCCTCCTGATATTCCCGAACAATTTGTCCTTCATTCTGCTGAGACCCGCTGTCAATCACAAGAATTTCAAGCTGCCCTTTTTCATAAAGAGTCTGGCCGATTAAATTCTCCAGACATCCTGCTATATAGGCCTCCGAATTATAGGTTGAAACAATGGCACTGACACGAATCTCATTCGAGGAGACAACCTGAACAGTCTTCTTCGGCTTCACGCTCGGCAGCGTTTTTAGATAACGGCTGATTTCCAATTCCGAAATCGGCGGGGGAGCCGGACGCAGAGGGGGGCGCAGCTCCGGCGGCTGTTTTTCATATTCCTGCTGCTCGGCTTCTAAAATCGCTTCGGCTTCCCGATTGTATTGCTCAATAAAATCGGCGGTTTTCTGGCCGCTGTGATACCGAAATGCCCCCAGATAAGCCTCTGCGGTGAACAAATCAGCGTATCGGAAAAAACGCATCCACAGCTCAAGGTCACCGGCCAAATACGACTCCTTTTTCAGACAGGCGCCCGCCTTTTCCCACAAACTCCGACGCCAGAATGTCCCTTCCTGCTGAATGTATTTGTAGTCTTTCTGCAAATAGCGAGCGCGATTCCAAAGTTTCACATACGGATTTGCACAAAGGATTGTCCCGTCTTCCCGAAGGGTACATATCTTTGCCGTAAGCCAGGAAACATCCGGACGATTTTGGAAAATCGCTGCTGCCTTGAAAAAGGCATCGGGCAAAAATATGTCGTCGGAATTCAGCCACGCCAGAATTTCCCCGGTCGAACGCCGAAATCCCTCTTCAACCGCCGCATACTGACCTCCATCCGGCTTGCTCTGCCAGTATGTCAGATATTTCTCGTATTTCTTAATAATCTCCACAGAGCCATCCGTACTGCCCCCATCCATAATGATGTATTCCAGATTCGGATAGCCCTGATTCAGGACCGACTGAATACACGCCTCCAAATACTTGGCCTGATTAAAGGACGGCGTCACCACCGTGATTTTCGGCCAAGTCGATTGAGGGGCAATCTCCGCCCGGCTTGATTTGGAACTCTGACCGGTTCCTCCCTGCGGTTTCGGCTTCGGCGCCTTCTGCCACAAAACCTGATAAGAAAACGGTCGACCGAATGACTCATAAGGAATATGGTTAGACGGCATCCACCATTTCTCATAAGCCGACTTGGACATTGTGTACAAATCGGGGTCGTTGATGAGCTCTTGAGGCACCACCCACCGATTGAGGGTTTTCTGCGTAAAGAAAAAGTTTTTAACCTGCCCGTGAACCCAAACCCCATTGGGCCTTATAATTGTGTCAACAAGATAAAAACTGTAACCGCCCGGTTTTAAGACTCGATTAATGTCGTCTCGTATATTCTGATGAATCTTCGGATTCTCCGGGACATGTTCCAGGGTTGAAATAGAAAAAACAAAATCGAAATAATTATCCGGCAATTCCGAATTGAAATTGCCCATATAATCTCGTACTAATTTATAATGGCCCTTTGTATCCAGTTCCAATGGACCATGCCCATCTCCCTGCAGGGGATCGATATTCCAGCATTCGTAATCTCGATAAAAATGCTCTAAGATTCTCGAATGTCCTCCGCCTACATCCAAAATTCTTGACCCCTTCGGAATATGACGCTTAAGAAATTCACAAACCAAAAGGTCCTGATACCGCTTCAGATCCCAGTTATCCGGGTCCACCGGCCTGCCGAATAATTCCTGAGACGACTGCTGAAACAATTGAAAATGCCATTTTTTTGAATAGGTAAACTCATCCGCGTTGTCTATGATCGAAAACTCCATCGGATTGTTGAAAACAAGAGTTTTCTCCTTTCCCCGCTGCGACAAGGGCTTCCTATCCGAAACAGAATAAATCTCTACATTCTGAAAAGGAACAGCATCCTCAAAAAGTTTCCACTCCGGTCCACCGACTGATTTTTGGTAAGATGCTGAATCGGGAATGAAAATCCGCGGTTTGTCGGCGGATGATTCCAGCGTTTTTTCGACGGCTTCCGATAAAACAAACGGCTGCAAATCCTGGACGCAGTAGGTCTTCTGCTGGCTGTAGCGGCAATTCCAGTTGCATCGATAGCAATCCAGCGGCAAGGCCGCCAATGTGGTTTTTGGGCTGTAGGGCATAAACCGTCCGAAATGCCCCCCGCCGATAACTATCACATGCGGCACTCCCAGTGCTGCCGCAATATGAGCCAAACCGGTTTCCGCACCCACAGCCAGTCGAGCATATTTTATCAAAGCAGCACTCTGACGCAGGGTAAGCCCTCCGCATAGATTGAACGTCTGCACCCCGATTCGGTTCAGCGGATCCAGATTCCGCTGGTTCATCTCAGAATCGCTTTTGCTCCCCAATGCAATCACCGTCATTCGACGGCTGAGGGCCGTCTTTTCCAGCGCCCTGCCATATTCGTCATAAAAACGAAGATGCACCCGAGCCCCGGCAAACAAAATCACCGCCCGCTCCGGCGCCACGCTGTGTTCCTCATACCAGCGGCGGGCAAACGCTTCATCCTCCTTTGTCAGCCAAATCATCGGGGTTAAGGATTCTACCTCACAGCCAAGCCCTTTGAGAAAATCCCGGTGCCGTTCCAGCTCCGGCTTCCAAGCACCCGGACTTGGAATCAACTGTGTGTACCAGCAGTCTGACTCGGCTTTTTGCTCCGGTGAAATATTGGTGCAGTCTCCTTCCATTCCAATCCGGACAGGAATTTTGGACAGATAAACCAATCCGTCCATTAAATACTGCCGGGAATAGACCGAATGCAGCAGCCAATCCGCCCGCAGCTTCCAAATCTTAGGAGCCCATTTTTGAAGGAATTCCGACGGCTTGTATGTCTCTTCCGTTCTGAAGCGGAGAATCTCATCGACATACGGACAGGCCTCATAAAGCGGCGCCGTTGATTCCTGAATCAGCACGGTCAGCCGCGCCTTCGGAAACCGCCTGCGGATTACCGGCAGCATTGAGGCGGAAAGCACCGCGTCCCCAATGGCATCCGGACGCAGCCAGAGAATATGTTTCGGCTCCGGCAGCGGCTCAGCCGTCATCCGGGGCTTGGGCTGGGGCTCAAAGCGGGCGATGCAGAACCCAAACTTTTCTTTGGAAGCCGTCAGAATCTCGAACCGTTTGTCGTTCTGCATCTGCTGAAAACTGCGGTAATGCTTGACATGGTAGATATCATCCAGCGCAAGAATACAGGGGCCTTTGAGCCGCTCCAGAAGATATTGAAACTCAATCCAGCCCAGATGCCCCGCACTGTCGAGGAGTACAAAATCCGGCCGGCCGTCGAAGGCCTCCAGGCACCGTCCCAGCAGGTCATCCGGTACGTCCGGAAAATCCGTCTCCTGATAATACCGTTCGGCCCGTACCGGCTCCGGATGGTCCACAAAAATCGATTCGCCGCCGGCTGTCTGGGAAACATAGGTCTGAATCTGGTCACGGGCAGGCAGCAGCCGTCGCGGAATCGACAGACCGCACAGCGGTTTGACCGGATAACCTCTGCTTTCCAGATAGGTCTTTGCCTGGGCATAGTAGTTCGGATTGACCTCTATCGTAAAAAAGGTTCCTTCGATGCCGCTGCGGCACATCGCCTCCGCCAGAATCGTGGTGGTTCCTCGGCCCAGATAGGTTCCGGTTTCGATAATCTTTCGCGGCCGCCGTTCCTGAAAAACCCGCGCAATGGCTTCTGCAAATGCTGAGCCGTTTTCCACCGCCATTCCGTTTTTGACATACTCCTCCGCCACCTTCAGCGAAGAACTCTTTGCAGGAGTCAACTCGGCTTGACGGAGAAACTCTTCCGGAAGAATCCCCTTCAGAAAAACAGCCGTCCCGTTGTCCTGTTTGGTATTCAGCAGAAGTCTGAATTCCAAGAATTCCCGTACAAACCGCTTTGCTGCCTCCAGCAAATAAGAGAACTGCGGATGAATCAAGTCATCGAACACAATCACCCCGCGGTCCGCCAGCAGCTTTCTCGCGTCGAGCAGATCCTCCCATGCTCCCGCTTGTGAATGGTCGCCGTCCACGGTAATCAGGTCGAATCGTCGCCCTTCCTGAATCAACTGTTTGAGAACCTGACGGCTGTCGCCCTGAATCAGATGAATCGCAGTTCGGAGGCCTGTTTTCAGCAGAAACGTCTGAAGTTGTTTCTGAGTATATTCGCGGGTATTCGGCAGGCCCGAATAACACCCCGTCCACAAGTCCACACCCACCGCAAGGTCAAGTTCACTTTGTCCCAGCACCTGAACCATCGAAGCACCGGTCCGCACCCCGATTTCCAAATAGGTCTTTGGTTTCAGCCGTGCCGCCGTATAAGCCAACGCAACGTGAAGGTTCCAAAACGGTTTTCCTTCAGAAAGATACTTCTGTATCATCGCAATCCGATTGCGGATCGGCTCATCTGTTTCAATCATCTGCCAGTTTTGAAGCACCCGAGCCGCAACAGCCGGCGAACCCAGAATTGGGAGCGTCTTTTCCTCCGGGAAAACCGCATCAGCCGTTCTGATCTTTTCCATAAAATCCCTCATGACCTCTGGATGAATCCCCGTAAACCGTTCGGTGTGCGAATCCCGATCGCCTGTCCAAACAGGCCATTTCTTCTCAATTTCCTCCCGATTTTCCGGTGTCCACTTCAAAAAGCACTCCTCATACCACGCCTGCAGGTCCAGATTCCACATCCGCCCCCAGCCGTACCGGCGGTACAATTCTATTTTCTGGCGAACCTGCTCCTCCGTTACATAACTGTAATGAAAGGGAATGATGCCCAGCCGACGCGTCGTCTGCCCGTCGAGCAGCTTCATCTGTTCGGTGGTCTGACTGCAGCCGGGCCAGCGTAAAGTCGGAGGCCGATGGCTCGTAAACACTGCTCCCGGTTTGTACTTGAACAGACGACGATAATGATGAGCCGGTTCAAAAAACTTAGGCGAGACGAAAATATAATCCAGGCCTTTCCAGAAATTGTCCGGAATAAAATTCACCTGCGTGATGGAGGGGTCACTCTTCAGGAGAGTCCGTATTTTTTCCAAATCCTCCCGCTTATAGACCTCATCTGAATCAATCAGCCAGACATAATCGCCGGTCACGTACCGAAGGGCCTCGTTCTGCATTTCGCATTTTTCCGGCCAGCGGCCCTGAATCAGACGAATCTTATGCGCCGGGTCCGGAAAGGTTCGCAGAAATTCCACCGTGCCGTCTTTGCTCGAACCGTCCGGATTGGCGGCAAACAGACACTTTTCCACCGCTCCTTCCACAATGATAATCTCATGAGCAAACTCATAAATAGACTTCAGACTGTACTCAATAAACGGCATTCCGTTGAGCACAATCATCACAAATGAAAACCGCGGCTGCGTGGATGACTGGGTTTTCTGCATTTGCCAATACTTTTTCCACTTCTCGTTGAATTCGTCGATTTCGCGGAAATCAATGAGTTGAAAACCTTTTTCAAAAAACCGTTCGATCCCATACTGATTCAGAGCTTTAGACAAAGTTGCCGGTTCACAATCCCGCGTAGGGAAGTAAACAATATGATAATCCCGAAACCGCACAGGCGTCTCCCGGATGCAAATTTCCGGATGTTTTTGGAGCCGGCAGCGCAGCACACCTTCCGGATTCCGTTTGGCTTCCAGATAAACTCGATAAATGTCTTCCATCGCTTCAAAACGCCACACCGAAAAAAAGTCCCGTACCGTTCCGAAACAGATATGATCACAAATCACTTCTTCCGGGATAAAATAGCTTTTAGCAAAAGTCAGTGTTTTCTCGGAACCGTCCAGCAGGAGAGGAAATTCCGGATTAAGAACCGCACAATCCGTCCGCAAGCGCAGAATATAGCGATAACGGGAAAAATCAGGCAGCTGCTCCAAATAATGACAGAGTACATTGACAGAAAAAAACATCCCCATCGTGGCATTGATGGACGAATTGGACCCTGTCTGAAGTCCAACAGCCTGTGCAAAATCCTCCGGTCGATAAGGTTCCTGCCGAATCAGGACTTTGGTGCGCGGATTTTTCTGGACCTCTTCCAAATCCTCCACTTCTTGAGCCCGGACTTTATTGCCGAGGTCCTTTTTCCAGAT from Anaerohalosphaeraceae bacterium harbors:
- a CDS encoding glycosyltransferase translates to MKPSDGKIAIFVCGPVRYTVYVSRMIDRIFRGYDYDCFYHIWKKDLGNKVRAQEVEDLEEVQKNPRTKVLIRQEPYRPEDFAQAVGLQTGSNSSINATMGMFFSVNVLCHYLEQLPDFSRYRYILRLRTDCAVLNPEFPLLLDGSEKTLTFAKSYFIPEEVICDHICFGTVRDFFSVWRFEAMEDIYRVYLEAKRNPEGVLRCRLQKHPEICIRETPVRFRDYHIVYFPTRDCEPATLSKALNQYGIERFFEKGFQLIDFREIDEFNEKWKKYWQMQKTQSSTQPRFSFVMIVLNGMPFIEYSLKSIYEFAHEIIIVEGAVEKCLFAANPDGSSKDGTVEFLRTFPDPAHKIRLIQGRWPEKCEMQNEALRYVTGDYVWLIDSDEVYKREDLEKIRTLLKSDPSITQVNFIPDNFWKGLDYIFVSPKFFEPAHHYRRLFKYKPGAVFTSHRPPTLRWPGCSQTTEQMKLLDGQTTRRLGIIPFHYSYVTEEQVRQKIELYRRYGWGRMWNLDLQAWYEECFLKWTPENREEIEKKWPVWTGDRDSHTERFTGIHPEVMRDFMEKIRTADAVFPEEKTLPILGSPAVAARVLQNWQMIETDEPIRNRIAMIQKYLSEGKPFWNLHVALAYTAARLKPKTYLEIGVRTGASMVQVLGQSELDLAVGVDLWTGCYSGLPNTREYTQKQLQTFLLKTGLRTAIHLIQGDSRQVLKQLIQEGRRFDLITVDGDHSQAGAWEDLLDARKLLADRGVIVFDDLIHPQFSYLLEAAKRFVREFLEFRLLLNTKQDNGTAVFLKGILPEEFLRQAELTPAKSSSLKVAEEYVKNGMAVENGSAFAEAIARVFQERRPRKIIETGTYLGRGTTTILAEAMCRSGIEGTFFTIEVNPNYYAQAKTYLESRGYPVKPLCGLSIPRRLLPARDQIQTYVSQTAGGESIFVDHPEPVRAERYYQETDFPDVPDDLLGRCLEAFDGRPDFVLLDSAGHLGWIEFQYLLERLKGPCILALDDIYHVKHYRSFQQMQNDKRFEILTASKEKFGFCIARFEPQPKPRMTAEPLPEPKHILWLRPDAIGDAVLSASMLPVIRRRFPKARLTVLIQESTAPLYEACPYVDEILRFRTEETYKPSEFLQKWAPKIWKLRADWLLHSVYSRQYLMDGLVYLSKIPVRIGMEGDCTNISPEQKAESDCWYTQLIPSPGAWKPELERHRDFLKGLGCEVESLTPMIWLTKEDEAFARRWYEEHSVAPERAVILFAGARVHLRFYDEYGRALEKTALSRRMTVIALGSKSDSEMNQRNLDPLNRIGVQTFNLCGGLTLRQSAALIKYARLAVGAETGLAHIAAALGVPHVIVIGGGHFGRFMPYSPKTTLAALPLDCYRCNWNCRYSQQKTYCVQDLQPFVLSEAVEKTLESSADKPRIFIPDSASYQKSVGGPEWKLFEDAVPFQNVEIYSVSDRKPLSQRGKEKTLVFNNPMEFSIIDNADEFTYSKKWHFQLFQQSSQELFGRPVDPDNWDLKRYQDLLVCEFLKRHIPKGSRILDVGGGHSRILEHFYRDYECWNIDPLQGDGHGPLELDTKGHYKLVRDYMGNFNSELPDNYFDFVFSISTLEHVPENPKIHQNIRDDINRVLKPGGYSFYLVDTIIRPNGVWVHGQVKNFFFTQKTLNRWVVPQELINDPDLYTMSKSAYEKWWMPSNHIPYESFGRPFSYQVLWQKAPKPKPQGGTGQSSKSSRAEIAPQSTWPKITVVTPSFNQAKYLEACIQSVLNQGYPNLEYIIMDGGSTDGSVEIIKKYEKYLTYWQSKPDGGQYAAVEEGFRRSTGEILAWLNSDDIFLPDAFFKAAAIFQNRPDVSWLTAKICTLREDGTILCANPYVKLWNRARYLQKDYKYIQQEGTFWRRSLWEKAGACLKKESYLAGDLELWMRFFRYADLFTAEAYLGAFRYHSGQKTADFIEQYNREAEAILEAEQQEYEKQPPELRPPLRPAPPPISELEISRYLKTLPSVKPKKTVQVVSSNEIRVSAIVSTYNSEAYIAGCLENLIGQTLYEKGQLEILVIDSGSQQNEGQIVREYQEEYPNIRYLRTPQRETIYAAWNRAVRLAAGRYLTSANTDDRYRSDALEILADTLDAHSEVGLVYGDQIISPIPQEMFTLEWGEKIPRPDYTYERLLFGCCVGSQPMWRKSLHEELGYFDESLTVAGDWDFWLRIAARYPFKRVPEFLGIYYNNPNSAEHRKPIHSLYERYLVGRRYGNPYISTIPRCIRKDNPLVSVILPAHNAREFIGEAIESVLIQNYPHFELLVINDGSEDDTEAVVKRYEDERIRYFVQERGGPSAARNEGIRRSKGEYFVMLDADDYLSADHLGQMLAAFDEHPEADLIYCKTILINEEGRTIRVHQQREFSDSNQLIREFFHAGFPLLPFRTMIRRRVFEQIGEYDPSLWVAEDFDMWRRFLKQGLVFRYWPKSFYGRRIRGNAWSKTVTPEKAATHFSVLRRYLDTFAPEQLFPEAHWESYQGWKKEYLFRSLAAGVFVSLAEQYRKNGLSPLVQSAAELAMEQIRICRSLCSDQPVPLSLEQRCQTLLVDTGAVGALQESAAGCSKTEVESWK